The DNA region ACATATGGAGGCTACTTTATATACCAGGATTACCGCAAAACAGGATTTACGTGGGATAAATCACGTTTACCGCGCGTGAGTACCAACTGCCCAGATAGATATGTAAtaaccaaacatttttttattaaatacgataATTTTTGACACAACTTTGAAAACAACTGAAATTTacacttatatacatatatttgtcgCTGGAACGGTTGAAATAAGATAAAGGATCATACGCAACATACAGTTTTTATCCCATAATCCCCATGGGATCAGGATCGTgctgttaaaaataatgagtatCCAGATAGAATCTCCCATGCGAACGAAATCACGAGTCAGGTATATACCCtatttaaagaattatttacaTTTGGCATGCATATTCCACAAACAAATGCTGCAAGGAAAACAGCTTGTTCTGTGccaaaatgaaattatattttacacttcATTGACACCAATATGAATCATCTACCAGAAGCAAACTGTCGTATGTTTGTCCCAGACGATAAGGTCCAACTATTTTGAGTAAGAATCCGAAATAAATAACTCAAATGTCGGTTATGCATCTTACAGTAGATTTAACGCTGTGACTAGTCTTCCAGTGTATTTTAGAGACAGCATCAACTACAATGTGTCTCTTTGAAAATTACCTAGAGTAAATTCGGAAAACATTGAGTCGGTGATGAATTAAAATACCTGACGTTaagattacaaatttattattaaataattagtaaCAATTTTTAGGTTTTAGAttcttaaattgtaaaattttctaaaattatacataaaatcgACACCTGATATAAAGAACATTGTATctgattttgttaagttttaagaagagcgttttacaattttcttGCATTTAAGCCGTTGCCAagtgattttaaataaagcCGCAtctgtaatgaaataaattgttcTACTATTAGTTTTTGCGTTCTGTAAATATGAACTTGACCACGTTGTGATACATCAAACGGAAAGCTGTTTTTGTCCAAGTTACAATGATTAAAAATTCgattgttttagtttaaaaacattgtatgaACGGTTCTATTAATGTAGAATATCaacttaatgtatattataaactgTTGTTATGTTGAAATTTGAgttaaaaaaatggtatttgtTATTACATAACTGTGCTCAAAGAAGACCAATATTATcgctattgttatttattttattttcgtaaccgAAAATACAACGTTTTTAGCAGAAATCTGTAATTATCTTGtattacaatgatttttttttttcatataaaaattgttcTATAAATAATCCCAGATTAAACAGATTAAAAGATATCTTTTATCCCCTCAGTATTTTGATGGTTTAGTTAGAAAACATTGTTTCATTAGTTACAATAATCTTCATATCAGGTGTCGACGTATAACAGTAATCAAATAAtgatactttcataattaaaaaaaaaaactaaatcagtatttttgttaatacttAACGTGTAAATTTCTAATAGCTGAAGAGTTATTGAAATCGATTTTTGTTGATTCAGAATTCCTAAttcaaaatagatttttttttttatttataactttagtgaagtgaaaattaaattaagatgtTTAGATATTAAAACACTTTGTCAACGCCATATCATTAAATGACGCTAAAATAGTTACATACCGTTAATTATTCCCCTTTGATCTGTGAATACTGTTTCTTCTTGTCTAAGATAAATTAGCTTTCAATTTTTCGATCACAAATATTTCGACACAGTTGCTCATAAGTTTTTACTATTCATAATCGAATACGAATCAAAATCAGTTTAAAGAAACGACAACAATAAGAATGTTACactttttaaatgatttgtttaCATATCCAAACTTTACTGAATTGCATAATTGTATACGCAAATATTGCCTGGCTATTGTTTTGCATGGCAGAAAATTGCTCAACTCGATaataaaaaacttcaaaaatcaactaaatttgtgtaaatatatgtTAACAGCGAGTAAtacaatctatataaaaaatatccaaaatttATGTAGCAGTGTATATGTAGCAAGGTATATGCAGGACTTCCGAACGACGGAATCAAATTGAATAATTCCTTTCCGCGTTCATTACTGTCATGAcaagatttatataaaagaaaatttcaaataaatcgaCATATTcacgataaaaatatatgatagtACGAAGCTTGCTGGGATAGTTATAAATAGAAACGAACAATGAGATTAACAGATGTGGAATTCTAACTCGCGACTCGAATCGTTTAATTTGTCATCAAATTCAACcatctatatttataacaaagtcAGTATGCCAAGGAAATAGAAACATTGAATGGAGCTGAAAGCGATAGTCCGACTAATAGCCGCCTACAAACAGTTATATTGACGTTTGGatcgatataaataaagtgtatctcaacatcattaaaataaatcagaaaTAGTTTGAGGATGTGTGAAGCCAAGTTATTCCCATGTCATTTCTATTTCTAAATCAAATAAACTGGTACATAAATGTTAAACTTATCCGTAAAACTGTATTAGAAAATAAGTTGAAACATAATACATAAATCATTTTCTTACAATAGTTATTCTAAAAAgctagttttctttttttataacttaagatATTTTTTCTAGTAGAAACATTTACacatattaaaaagttaaatacagTGACAACACTATGATATCATTTACGAATATATGTTGTGGACCAAGTGATAAACTGAAAcattttaagcgacttcaaaaaaggaggaggttctcaattcgactatgaGACTTTTGATTCGAGtactttttacccgactgccaagaaagagttatgtttttcgcgcgtatcttgtatgtatgtatgtatgtatgtttgtatgtaatattctttactacctcatatttccagaaccactgaacggatttacataattgaggtatcgttaggttcgtcttagctgcccgagtgttcttagataggtgacattaaaaaaaatcaaacatggcggctgcgcgaagccattgtatttaatgaaaaaaaattttttttctcgaatactacaatatgggtatcaaattgaagggcacaatacaaggattttaaaaaggtatatcatgattattattaccgtaatactaatacataaatacaatattaaagtttaaaaaatgtggacttcgctctttcccacgcctatgccatgacaaaatcgcctcttaggcgacgatcaacttcggggtgtagcctttctaataaaatacaatggttaaaaaatccatacaattaaaattacaaataaaaattaataaatgccacaccaatttaaaattacattaataaaatcaataacaaatacataataccaaatacaaacaaataattttaataataatttcattatattaaaactaatagttgttgacttaagcagtcacctatttgctaaaggttaagcttacgttgctttgagcagagtgagatctttctccgggcttgctatcagttctcttgaccctaaaaaattacttaatcaaccacatgatgtaaactgttttaatgaattgaacagattacgtaatttgtctgactaaaaaaacataaataaaataataattaaaaattaacataaacccgcctgcgtgaagaataactaatagaaaatcaactgaaaaagctggaacaagataaaaattcaatatgcacacaaagtcggcgaaataaatagaaacaatatcaaacatattgtgctgtacatttaaaatatattaatacggtagtccttcgaaactttatgcaacgtcgtacataacatgctgtcggagacatgcacaaagagagaatgactttgtgtgcatattgaatttttatcttgttccagctttttcagttgattttctattagttattcttcacgcaggcgggtttttcgtttatttttaattttttttttttttttttttgtaatatatgttaCCTAAGAACTTTTGAGTAGGTGGAGCGattgcttatttttttagtCGAAAGATGAGtgttgtggtcccatttaaatttaattgagatctgacaagtactttttgagttaccgccaataatgcgtatttacttaactattttttcgtcgacttatgttgtattatacccaataatttttactggatacactgattttgatgattgttatttatgtattttgatttcaatttgattgagatttaattataatttttaagtaattgttgATAACGCGTGTtgacttgactattgtttcgtctacctacgttgtgttttTTGTTGGTCcaagtaattgaagtcggttatttttcgtTGTTTCGTTttgggtcggcagcgcgcttgtgatgcttctggtgttgtaggtatctataagctacggtaatcgcttaccatcaggtgagccgtacgcttgtttgccgacctagtgacataaaaaaaaaaaaaaaaaaaaacagccatTTAAAGCAAGACGcgtttaatttgataaataattcgtTAGATTAGgattggttgttttttttaaataaatgattataaacaacttttttagggttccgtaactcaaaagaaaaaaacggtACCCTTATAAGATCACTTTGTCGTCCTACTGTCTGTCAAGACCATTTTTCTCAGGAATGCGTGGagatatcaagctgaaattcatatcaaatactcgaTTCTACTTTTCCTTGGAGCTgtcaaaaaatcaaacttctaagccaacgtaatcaaaagatacagtcgTTTAATCTGCAAGTTtacgacactcgcaagggaatccaAACCCACacggtacttcccgtgaactcagaaactggaaatttggtacgaagcaacatTTTATAGAACCGATGAAGGAAAATTGCgaaaatcataaatgtttagttacatcatattataataaaaatatttttaataattttgtttttatggaACACTCgatgcgcgagtccgactcgcacttggccggttttttaaAGTactatttttgtctatttagaTAATTAGTTCATTAGGTTAGTTTGTGTtaagttctttatttaaattactccTCTGCTTCGGTGAAAAAGACAAGGATCAAAGGATTGTGGCGTCGTGCTACCGAGGTTGTCGATTATTTTCAGTGTGTATTCCAACCTATCAGACTGACGTGGATTCTTAGCACCCGGAACTCACACGTACCGGCCGCTTCATAGCGAGATGTGTAAATGTGGGTAACATTCCATATTCATCACATATCCATATTGTGTGATGCTATATTAATCACTTTGTccatcatacatacatataatcagtGTAAATTCCTAGCGTTAATGATATCacaatacacaatacacacacggtcgtctgttcctaaagtaagcaacttaatgcttgtgttataggttacagccgactggtatacagctacatttttttttcgataaacatacttataaataatacatatataaatatataaataaatatttatattacacccagactcggggtgagaatcgaacccacaaccctcggagcagaaagcagggtcactacaaactgcgccaacgggctagaaATATCATTAACATTATACCTACTcctttgttttattgtataacACATAAAGTTAAAGATAAAGAAGAGatgtgtaataatttaatatttatttaatcgtttaaaagatattttacttGTCAAAAAATTTGGTTCTGTGtcttttttacattacattattaactcaaacaaaaaaatattctcaaacttGCTAAAGTGTATAAAGTAAGCTATAAAACAAAGCTCTTAAGAATGTGATAATTTCATACGAGTTACATACGTTGTAAACTATAAAGAACAGCACAAGCGTAATAATGGTCCATATATTCACGGCAATGATATAAAAACCAAAGAAGATGTAAACGTTAATGTAAACTAAATCTAGATACTTTCATCTACATTTGTTTCAAGAAGTCAGAAGTGTTTATAAAGCTTCTTGCTTCATTGTGAAAAAGGAAGTCCACGTGAGCGCTAATCTCACAAAATCGTTCTCATTGTGGCGCTCGCAtgagaaaacaaaaattatagcCGATCACTAACATTCTATATCTGCGCTCGCGCCGCGTATAACCCGTTGCACGCGCCAGTGGTCGCAAATGAATGGCGCATTATAAAACGTCCGTCCCaacctaaatattaaaaaatacatacaacaaaTTCTTAGCacattttatttgtgttactgctatatataataatgtataccaGATTTATATGCAATAACGTAATGAATAAAACTttagtactatttttttttgtttttgtcatCAATTGCAAATTATTCTCAGGTAAtcaagttattgtttttattttgatgttaaCGATTTGTATGATGTTTTTACAGTACTTGTTGTCGTactgcaaatattttattacatttattaataaattaaaatattttaatttttattggtaATACAATCTGTATTCTAAAGCCGGATATTGTAAATACTTATATCAAACAGTTTGCAGCTTCTGGCGCCTGGAGTCTGTCATTCCAATAGTCTGTGACGTTGCTTCACGTCATATTTTCATTGGATTGTTGTGAACCGGCGGCTGCTTTTAAGGAATTTCCTGTTCTTAATCGGGAAACTGCTTAATAAACGCATACCTCTCGATTTCTGGAACGTTTTAATCTGGATGTATTAGCAGACCCGCGTGTAACGATCAAGGATTTTAGTAACCGTTTATCAAACTCGATGAGCAATTAATTAAACAGTTTGTTACTACAAACGGTATTTACGTTTTCTGGAAAAGGCAAGCATACTCTCACGTACCTTAGATATAAAAGATACTATGCAAGATTGTctatgtaaaattaatatttgtctaAACAGCGTAGAACATTAATAATTGTTCAATTAGAATTACCGTGAAATAGTTAcgatttcaaatttaaatatgataacctaattttttaattctacgacattaaagaatatagccaccccccccccccctctttccgtgggtgtcgtaagaggcgactaagggataacacagtttcattatcaccttggaacttataaagccgaccgatggcgggataaccatccaactgctggctttgaaatacacaggctgaagacgggcagcagcgtcttcggcgcgacaaagctagccctgcggtcaccaacccgcctgcccagcgtggtgactatgggcaaaacacatgagttcactctttttttggcgtgaacttttgaaggcctatgtccagcagtggactgtgataatgataatgatgatgaacctaattttattatgaaaaatatctaaaaaaagcAAATGAAATAGTGAAATTCAAATCTGACAAAACACGTAACAATCGATTTAAGACAAATtctataattatgataatattttcatCTAGTGACGTATCGATTCTGACGATAGGCACGAAACGTCATCGACGCACTACGTGAGAAGACACTAGctgatttttacttatttttgtattcCTACGCCGGAGGAATGGTCTATAAATAAGGGTACCACATGAATGTAAAATCCAGTGTAACAACACTCGCACTCGAATTCGGTTCTTGTTACAACTGCTATCACAACTTAAACAACATGGTGAGAATATACATTTTGTGTTGAATTTTTGTAGTGTTCTTGTGATatagtgaaaaaaaatcaagtgatttcaattacatttttactaattttattaatgttgtttCGAGTTCAAGAATcatcttttaataaaatattctttgtgATAATTACTACAATTAGAAATAATTCGCTAAtgaacttaaatttttttctttatcttcaTTATCTTGactattatacttatataaaggttgggtgttttaaaataaagttatttccTATTATTTGTAGGACACTGATGACGACCAGAAGATGGCCATGCTCCGCAAGGCCTTCCAGATGTTTGACACCACCAAATCTGGATACATTGATGTCCTTAAGATCTCCACCATCCTAAACACAATGGGTCAACTTTTCGACGACTCTGAATTACAGGCTCTCATTGATGAAAATGACCCAGAaggtaataaaattgtttatttaaagcGAGCATAAAATCCTTTACTTTTAGGAATATAGAGGAAGATCAAAGCttcttaaaaaacaattataattagttttattatgtGTTACAATTATAAAGTGTTTAAACAGAATATTTAACATCAAAGTCAAATTTTACAAAGGATAAAATCTTATAACGACGCCTCGTAAAATTACCTGACACTTAAAAATTGCGACAAGAAACATTACGTTGTTTATTAACCTCGTAAAAATAACGAGAGACATTAATCATTAAAACTGAAACAAGCCATCGTTGCACGACGACATCTTCAAAGATACAGGAATATTTTTACACGCGGTCATTATAATGAGTCTATTTTTGTGAGACTGTCTCCTCAAGATTCCAATACCGTCAAAACTATTCTCTGCTATTCAGATGTTCTATTGCAATGACTGTCTgcgttataattttaaatgcaatGACTGcgagttttaatttataataataattatgatttattattgttaattaactCACGTAGTCGAACATGAGAGAGCCCAAatgttaaattttcatttttaatacttgttgttgttgtacacgggctattttccgcaactcgacgtcttgatgcgccttttttgcgtgatcatttttaatacttttattgaGCTATATATTGTTTCCTGtttctattattaaattatgattttaatataagataaattaaattttgtctaattttttttaaagatgtggcAATTGCTATAATTATGATAGTTAATTCAAATACAAATCTTTTCTATAAGTATATTGTATTGATATGGTCATTTGGAAGGTACGCTACGCTTCAGACAGTAATATCCCATGGCTGGGCatatttccccatgtaggagaaggatcagagcttaatcaaccatgctgctccaatgcgggttgatgTATATATTTCCCACTAAAAGtaggtaacgatcgctatcaggtgtacatgataacaaacgggaccgagaGTTTAACGTACTCTCtctcggtggggagacccacaaggactaacgaCCAggtcagaaataaatatttgtataaacaccaTATCCACTTCgagagggaatcgaacccgcgaccgtcggtgtttaggcgccgccaacacggtacacgcaccattacaccagagcggtcgtcacgTCATTTGGAAggtaataaagaattaaaacataatttttaagtttattattcatttatttatatttttagtttcaaaaTAGTATAGTATTtcataatagtatatttttttttcgtttcgcAGGCACTGGCAAAATCAACTTCGACGGTTTTTGCAACATTGCCTCCCACTTCTTAGAAGAAGAGGATGCTGAAGCCATGCAACAGGAACTGAAGGAAGCTTTcaggtaaaatattaaaaataaatttttaatatatgaaaatagaagccttatataatgaatacgtttttatataataacactAAAAGACGAAGTTTAAGTCTACAAGAGCTGTATCGATTGTCATACCAAAatgtatactataaaaaaaggaTTACGACTACGAAAATATGTCACGGACTCGTACTATCGATAATAGATAGAatagatagaatatactttattgcacaacactcagaaaaaaaaattatataaaacagttatttacacatagagatagtaatgtacaaagacGGACTTAGcacttagtagcgatctcttccgacaacctttagaaataggaaaataagcattgaaaaggtaggagcagcagcgcaattatctgtataaaatattaagatattCCTACCAAATATAAATTCAGATGaagaatttgtaaatatatctaatgacgctatattaaatttatttgatgaaCCTAATGTGCTCAAATAGGATGTTTTGAAAGGCcaccaaaaattataaatgatttttaaggAGTCAATTGTCATTTAATCAAGTGAAGCCATTCTCTTAATagttctatattttcttttgttctaATTGTAAACTATTTCCATTTAAGATTATACGACCGTGAAGGCAACGGCTATATCACCACTTCAACTCTTAAGGAAATCCTCGCTGCGCTTGATGACAAACTTAGCAACGCTGATCTCGATGGTATCATTGCAGAAATTGACACTGACGGTTCAGGAACCGTTGACTTTGATGGTTAGTATTAATcacatatctttatatatatatatatatatatatatatatatatatatatatatatatatatataaagatatgtgATATATAGAAgccttatattatatatatatatatatatatatatatatatatatatatatatatatattgtaaacgTTAAGTCAATactgaatattttaatactttaaagaaacttaaataaaagaagatgaactaattattataaattagttgCTGTAAGGTAGAGTTTAAAAATTCGTTCCGATACAAGTTACATTTCTACtagaaaattacaatttaatatttagtttattttattgaataaacaaaaacataatagacaacaaaatttatttatttaaaaccttaaaaaatgtaatatctatttttgtcaatattaattaatatttatttgtttcagaaTTCATGGAGATGATGACTGGCGATTAAATCAGCAATACTTatgcaaataatataattacaattagctttttttatatattgtacacAATTGAAATGTAAGACTTTATTAGTACAAACTGGTGCGGTATTAGCATAGCATGCATGTTAGAAACTCTAACTATGCACACATTAAATCTATCTTATAGAtag from Melitaea cinxia chromosome 15, ilMelCinx1.1, whole genome shotgun sequence includes:
- the LOC123660681 gene encoding troponin C; the protein is MNVKSSVTTLALEFGSCYNCYHNLNNMDTDDDQKMAMLRKAFQMFDTTKSGYIDVLKISTILNTMGQLFDDSELQALIDENDPEGTGKINFDGFCNIASHFLEEEDAEAMQQELKEAFRLYDREGNGYITTSTLKEILAALDDKLSNADLDGIIAEIDTDGSGTVDFDEFMEMMTGD